Proteins found in one Magnolia sinica isolate HGM2019 chromosome 5, MsV1, whole genome shotgun sequence genomic segment:
- the LOC131246496 gene encoding probable BOI-related E3 ubiquitin-protein ligase 2 → MAVQAQYPSNAFSVRNGVFEELQMQFIRENQSANLLRGYSNQAVQQQILHGTVFSDQESELTCNASGSRKRNRTDQMTLGQQQHFWPLVNLPKEKITAAEIPLGVQLSHEENRLHESAATSTSGRSACVSPSPLAQDLLSCLYQQNIETDAFIRLQNEKLRLGLDETRKRHFRSLLSVLEQQVLKRLKEKEAELDNVRRRNAELEEKVKQLSAENQIWCHVARNNEAMVSSLRTNLEQVLLQNSGAAKEGYGDSSGGMMVVADDAQSCCYEGEETDTQRAERENRVLKYRKTCKACRENDVSVLLLPCRHLCLCKDCESKLDSCPICKSTKNASVQVFMS, encoded by the exons ATGGCAGTACAGGCACAATACCCGTCAAACGCTTTCAG CGTACGGAATGGCGTTTTTGAAGAGCTTCAGATGCAGTTTATTCGTGAAAACCAGAGCGCGAATCTTTTGAGAGGTTACAGTAATCAAG CTGTACAGCAGCAGATATTGCATGGAACAGTTTTCAGTGATCAGGAAAGCGAGTTAACCTGCAATGCGTCGGGATCGAGAAAGAGAAATCGAACTGATCAGATGACTTTAGGGCAACAACAGCATTTCTGGCCTTTGGTGAACTTGCCGAAGGAAAAAATCACGGCTGCTGAAATTCCTCTCGGCGTACAGCTCTCGCACGAAGAAAATCGATTGCATGAATCTGCAGCGACTTCGACGAGCGGTCGATCTGCTTGCGTTTCTCCATCGCCTCTCGCGCAAGATCTTCTCTCCTGTCTCTACCAACAAAACATCGAAACCGATGCTTTCATCAGACTCCAG aACGAGAAACTTCGGTTGGGATTGGATGAGACGCGCAAGAGGCATTTCAGATCTCTGCTTTCGGTGCTGGAGCAGCAGGTCTTGAAACGGCTGAAAGAAAAGGAGGCAGAGCTCGATAACGTCAGACGCAGAAACGCTGAGCTGGAAGAAAAGGTTAAGCAGTTGAGCGCAGAGAACCAGATCTGGTGCCACGTGGCGAGGAACAACGAAGCAATGGTCTCGAGCCTTCGCACGAACCTCGAGCAAGTCCTGCTCCAGAATTCGGGGGCAGCGAAAGAAGGCTACGGTGACAGCAGCGGTGGGATGATGGTTGTGGCCGACGACGCGCAGTCGTGCTGTTACGAAGGAGAGGAAACCGATACACAGAGAGCAGAACGGGAGAATCGGGTCCTCAAGTATCGGAAGACGTGCAAGGCGTGCCGGGAGAACGACGTATCGGTTCTGCTGTTGCCGTGCCGGCATCTCTGCCTCTGCAAGGACTGCGAGTCGAAGCTTGATTCATGCCCGATATGCAAGTCGACGAAGAACGCCAGCGTGCAAGTCTTCATGTCGTGA